The segment CGACCAGCGCACGGCCGGTGCCCTGGCCTTCGCGCCACGCGCGCGACACCAGGCGCGAGAGATTCAGGTAACCGTCGCGGTCCTGGCAGATCAGGGTGAGCCGCCAGGGGCGCGGATCATCCGGGCTGGACACCCAGATATCGCAGCCGCCGATGGGCTTGATGCCCGCCGCCGTGCACTGCTTGTAGAACTTCACCAGCCCGAACATGTTGTTCTCGTCGGTGAGTGCGACGGCCGGCATACCGGCGCGCACGCACGCGGCGATCAGCTGCTTGATGCGGATCGTCGAATCGACCAGCGAGTATTCGCTGTGCAGGTGGAGGTGGGTAAAACGGACGGACATGGAGGGTGCCGGTTCAGGCCATGGGAAAGGCTAACCGGGGGCGGGTGGCGGGGCAAGAATTGACTTGCGAAATTGCCCCGCCAGCAGCGGGTTAGCGCATGTGGGCTTCGGGGTGGTCGATGAACCACAGGCCGGCGAAGAGCTTGGCATCGATCGAGAACCCTTCGGCAGCCCGGTCGAACAGCCATTTGCCGGCCTCGGTGCGCGGTACTTCGTGGACGATGATGTTCTCGGTCTCGTCGCCGCCGCCCTTGCCGACCTTGGTCAGGTCCCAGGCGCGGGCGAAGGCGATCATCTCGGTGCTCATGCCCGAGGAGGACGGCCCCTCGTGGACGAATTCGATGCGGCCGCAGGCGTAGCCGGTTTCTTCCTCGAGCTCGCGTTCGGCCGCGAGCAGGACGTCTTCGTCCTCGGCGCCTTCCAGGTCACCGACGAGGCCCGCGGGCATCTCGATGGTGTTGGCCAGGATCGACACCCGGTACTGCTCAACGAAGATCACCTTGTCGTCCGGGGTCACCGCCAGGATGATCACCGCGCCACCGGGGTTGTTGCGTGCGACGTACTCCCAGCGGCCGCGCTTCTTCAGCGTCAGCCACTTGCCCTGGAACAGCGTCTCCTCGGGCGCGCTGGCGTCATCGGGGATGGGCGAGGCGTGGGGCAGCGGGCTGGTCTGCATGGCGGGCTCCTTGGACGATCCGCCGAGTATCGCCGATTGGCATCGCACCCGTGTGACGTTTACAGCAGGGCGCGAAGCCGGCTGCGCGTCATCGGGCCGAACCGGATGCGTTCGCACAGTTCATCCACGGCGCTGACATCGCCCTGGCGGCGGGCGAGGGCGTCGGCGGTTTCGGCCACGGCCACGTCCAGCGCGATACGGGTCAGGCGGCGGTAAAGCAGGGCCAGCTCCGCGTGCTCGCGCAGGCGTGCCGCGCAGGCCGCCGCGCCGCGGATGCGCAGGTACGGCACTTCGTCCACGCGCTCGAGCAGGTTATCCAGGCTGCCGAAGTGGGCGAGCAGGGCGGCCGCGGTTTTCGCGCCGATGCCGGGCACGCCCGGGATGTTGTCGACGGCGTCACCGCACAACGCCAGGTAGTCGGCCACCTGGTGCGGATGCACGCCGAGCTTGTCGAACACACCGGCCGGCCCCCAGCGCACGCCCTTGGCAAAATCCCACTGCTCGTCGTGTTCGCCGAGCAGCTGGCCGAAATCCTTGTCCGCCGAGACGATGACGCCACGGAAGCCATGGGCACGCAGGCCCCACAGCGCGCTGCCGATCAGGTCGTCGGCTTCGTACTGGTGGTCGTTCAGCACCGTCAGGCCCAGCGCCGCCGAAATCTCGCGGCACAGGCCGAACTGGCGCACCAGCTGCGGTGGGGGCAGCTCGCGATTCGCCTTGTAGGCCGGGTAGATCGTGTTGCGGAACGACGTGGTGAGCGACGCGTCGAACGCCACGGCGATATGCTCCGCGCGGCTGCGTTCCAGCAGCTCGCACAGGAAGCGGGTGAAGCCGTGCACGGCGTTCACCGGCTCGCCGTCGTGGTCGTGGAACTCGTCAGGCATGGAATGCCAGGCGCGGAACACGTACAGGCTGCCGTCCACCAGGTGGACGAGATCGGCGTTACTCACGGGGCCCACGCACTCACGATGTCGTCGTACGACGGACGGTCGCGTTCCGGCGCGTCCATCGACGGTGTGCCGATGTGGATGAAACCGATGACGTGTTCGTGCTTCTTCATGCCCAGCAGCTTCGCCACGTCGCGGTCGTACGCGGCCCAGCCGGTGAGCCACTGCGCGCCGAAGCCGAGTGCCTGCGCGCCGAGCAGCAGGTTGTAGGCCACGCAGCCGGCGGTGAGGTTCTGCTCCAGCTCGGGCACCTTGCTGTCGCCGTCGATCCGGGCGGAGACCACCAGCACCAGGGGCGCGTGCTCGTAGCGGCGCTGCTCTTTCTCGCGCTTGGCCTCGGAAAGGTCGGGGTTGGCTTCCACCGCCATGCGGGCCAGTTCGCGGCCAAACGCCTGCTTGGCGTTGCCCTGCAGGATGCGGATGCGGAAGGGTTCGAGCTTGCCGTGGTCGGGCACGCGTAGGGCCGCCTCGATGAGGTGGCGCAGCGTGGCGGGGTCGGGGCCGGGTTCGCCGAGCTGGCGCGAAGGCACGGAGCGGCGGGCGTTCAGGACATCCAGGGTGGGGTGCTTCATGCCCACCATTCTAGCCGACCGCTGGTTAGCGGTCGTGCGGCGGCGGGGGCGGCGGCAGCGCGTCGTTGGGGCCCAGGTGGTCCAGCGCCTGTTTGCGCTGCTCCGGCGTCTGGTTGCGCCACTGCTCCACCAGCGCGCGGCGCTGGTCCGGCGGCAGCTGGCGGAAGCGCTCGAAGGCGTCGTGCAGCTTCTGCCGCTGGTCCGGGGTCAGGTCGTTGAATTTCTGCTGGTTACGGCGCGCCTCGGCGCGCTCTTCCGGCGTCATCTGCTGCCAGTGGATGATCCGCGCACGGATCTCCGCGCGGCGGTCAGCCGGCAGTTTCTGCCAGCGCGCGGCCTTTTCCAGCATCCGCGACTGGCGCTGCGGCGGGAACGTGTCCCAGTCCTTTGCCAGCGGCGACAGGATGTCCTGCTCGTCTGGCGTGAGCTGGCGCCACGGACGCGGCGGCGGCAGCGGGCGGTCATCGCGGCCGTCCGGGCCGTGGCCGGCGGACGACGGCGGCGGTGGCGCGGACTGGGCCAGCGCGGCGAGCGGGGCGGCCAGGATCAGTGCGGTAGCAAGATGGAAAGCGAGGCGGCGCATGGAGGTCACTTGTTGTCCCGTGCCTGGCCGTCGTTGTACGCGAGCCAGCTGTAGAACTGCAGGTCCTGGTAGAGCGACGGATCGGTGACGTCCGCATCCGGCGGAAGATCGTTCGGGTCGCTGACGTCGACGGTCTGCACCGTGGCCGGCGCTTCGGCGGTGGGCCCGCCCAGGGGCTGCCATACCATCAGCGAGGCCAGGGCCACCACGGCGAAGGCGCTGGCCGGGATCAGGATCCGGCGGGCAGCGGAATGCGGGGTCGGGCCGGCCAGCGCGGTACGGCGGGCCGCACGCAGGCGGCCGGCGGTCACCGGGTCCACGTCGCGGCTGGCGCGCAGGTAAAGCTCCCGCGCCCGGCGTTCGAGTTCATGATCGTGATGGCTCATCGCCATGCCTCCAGTTGCCCGCGCAGCGCATGCATCGCGCGCGAAAGATGTGTCTTGACGCTACCGTCGGAGCAGCCCATCGCTGCCGCTGTTTCCGCCACGTCCAGGCCTTCCATGATGCGGAAGGTGAACGCTTCACGCTGGCGCCGGGGAAGGTTGCGTACCGCCTGCACGATGTCCGTGAATGCCTGGGAATCCTGCAGGCGCGCCGACGGGTCGGGTGCGTCGTCCGCGGGTTCCCACGCCGGCAGTTCCGCGCCGTCGTCGTCGTGTCCACCGCCAATCCAGCCCACCACGATCGAGCGCACCTTGCGGCGGCGCTGCAGATCGACGATGCGCCGGCGCAGGATGCCCCAGAACAGCGGGGTCCATTCCTGGGCGGGTTTGTCGCCGTAATGCCGGACCAGGCGCATCATCGCGTCCTGCACCGCGTCCAGCGCGTCGTCGCGGTTGCCGAGGTGGATCTCGGCCATCCGCCACGCCCGGCGCTCGATCGCCGCGAGGAAGGCATCCATGCTGGCAGGGACGTCGCGCAGGTCCTCAAGGGAGGCACTGTCGAGCGCGAGCGAGCCGCTCACGGCTTTCTCCGCGTCGTCGGTCTTGCCATCCTCGTGCTCCATACGGCCTGGTTTCACCCCGGTAAACGCGGTCGGCGACCGCTGGTTGACTCGCTGCCGTTGCGTATCTTCCCGCCGGGGCCTTTACCCGGTGTGAAGTTACCCACGGCGGCGGCCCAGCGGCCAGGCCACGAGGGCGGCCAGCACGGCGCCGGCGAGGTACAGGGCGAGGTCCGCCGGGCCCAGCGCCAGGTGGGCCAGGGACAGCAGCATGGCGGGGCCGGCGTCGGCAAGCGACTGGGCGAAGCCCACGCCCATCATCCCGGCGATGGTGGCGGCCGCCACCAGGCAGCCGACGTAGACGGAGGCCAGCAGGGTGGCGCCCGCGGCCAGCAGGGCACCCGGCACGCCCTCGAAGCGCAGCCAGCGGCGGACGACGTAGCCCAGGCCCCAGCCCACGGGCAGGGCCAGGGCGGGCAGGGCCCGGCCAAACATCATCGAGGGCACCATCCAGGTGGCGCCGGCGGCAAAGCCGAACAGCAGGGCGCCAAGCAGGCCGATGAAGAGGTTGGTGAGGCGGCGCAAGGGGCTAGCCGCCATGGCACGGATTCGGAAGACGCATGGGAGCCGGGGTGTGGGGAACGCCTGCATGATAGCGGGCCGTGCGCCTACGCGCTCTTGAGGGTTGGCCCGGTTGCCCAAACCTTCCGGGGTGGATGCTGACCGTCGGGACCCGACGGGCGCATAATTGACTACTTTGCGGCCCGCGGGCCGCCTCCACAGGACACCCATGAGCGGTTTCAGCCTCAGCAGCGAGCCCTTCACCCTCGAGCGCGACTGCGCGGCCGTCATGGTCCCGCAGGGCGAAACGGTGACGCTCCCGGCCGGCCAGGTCGGTTACATCACCCAGGCCCTGGGTGGCAGCTTCACCGTTTACGTGGAAGGCAACCTGTTCCGCATCGCCGGCAACGACGCCGACGCGCTCGGCAAGGAGCCGCCGCGCCCGATCGAACTGCCCGACGACGCGTCGGACGACGACGTCGAAAAGCTCGTGTGGCAGCAGCTGCGTACCTGCTTCGATCCGGAAATCCCGATCAACGTGGTGGAGCTCGGCCTCGTCTACGACGTGAGCCTGGAACACAGCGACGAAGGCAGCCGCAAGGCCTACGTGAAAATGACCCTGACCGCGCCGGGTTGCGGCATGGGCGACATCCTGGTGGACGATGTCCGCACCAAGCTGGAGCTCATTCCCACGGTGATGGAAGCCGATGTCGACCTGGTGTTCGATCCGCCCTGGAACCAGTCGATGATGTCGGACGCGGCGAAGCTCGAAACGGGCATGCTCTGAACGGGCGTGCCCTGATCGCTCAGAACTCACGCAGTTCCACGCTGCACGCCGCGTTGTAGGACGCCATCGCCGCGATGGTGGCTGGCGCCGCGTGCAGCACCGGCAGGTGGCCCGGCGCCACGCGCACGTCCAGGCACACATGCGCATCGAGCTCCAGCGCGCGGATCGCCTCGATGATGGCATCGCGCTGCGGCGCCAGGCGCAGCAGCAATTCGCTGATCGCCGTATCCACCGAGTAACTCCGCTGCGCTGGCAGCGTGACGCTCCAGCCGTAGGCGCGGCGGGTCTGCGCCTGGCCTTCTTCGGCGTCGCCCTTCTGCCAGCTCTGTGCCCCCTCGATGCCGAAGTCGCCGATGAAATGGTCGAGCAGGTGGCGTTCGGAAGTAAGCCGGAATGACGCGCTTACCAGCGGGGTGCGCTGGGCCAGGTCGGCGTCGATGTCGAGCATGCTGGTGGCCATTCCGTTCCCCTTTGCCGTTTCGTGCATAGCATCGCGTTTTTTCACGACCTAGGGAAACCCCTAGGTAGTCGACCGTGAATTCTTGCGATAGGTTGACAAGGACTTTCGGCTTCAGGGGGCCGCGAGTCACACGGGCATTCGCGCCACGGCGCGAAATCATCATCGTTCGGAATGTGGTCCACCACGGCCGCAATGGCTTCGTGTTGCCCATTCCCGGAGGAGGAACGTAATGGCACATCATGTTCACCTGAAACTCCTGGCGGCCGCTGTCGGTATCGCCGCCACCTCGGTTGCCTCGGCGGCCACCGAGCAGGCCTTGCGCGCACAGAACCTGGGGGCCGCGCCGGCCAGCCAGCTGGCCACGAAGCTGGGCCTTTCAGCCGACAACGCGTTTGTCGCGAAAAACGCGCTGCCCACCGTCACGGGCACGCAAACCGTACGCATGCAGCAGACCTTCAAGGGCGTGCCGGTGTACGGCCGCAGCCTCGCCGTGGAGCAGGATGCGCAGGGCAATGCGCTGGTCGCCAACGGTGTCGTCTCATCAGACCTCCAGGTTGACCTGGCGTCGGTGACGCCGAAGCTCGACCAGGCCGCGGCGGTCGCCCTGCTCGTACGCCAGGGCACTACCCTGCGCAGTGCGGCGGTGAAGCCGGAAAACCCCAAGGCCGATCTCTACGTGTACCCGGTGGACGGTGCGCCTGCGCGCCTGGTCTACCTCACCTCGTTCTTCAACGGCGGTGACCAGCCGACGCGCCCGACGGCGATCATCGACGCCAACACCGGCGAAGTGATCAAGCAGTGGGAAGGCCTGACCCACGTCGATGCCACCGGCCCCGGCGGCAACGGCAAGACCGGCCAGTACACCTGGGGTGCCAACGGCCTGCCGGCGTTGAACGTCACCCAGTCGGGCACCTCGTGTTCGATGCAGAACGCCAACGTCAAAACCTACAACATGAAGAAGGCGACCTCCGGCAGCGGCACGCTGTGGACGTTCACCTGCTTCAACTCCACCGGTGATGCGGTGAATGGCGGCTTTGGCCCGATCAACGATGCGCACCACTTCGGTGGCGTCGTGCATGACATGTACAACGCCTACACCGGTGCGCCGCCGCTGAACCAGGTGCTGGTGATGAAGGTGCATTACGGTTCCAGCTACGAGAACGCCTTCTGGGACGGCACCTCGATGACCTTCGGTGACGGTGCGAGCACCTTCTATCCGCTGGTCGCACTGGACGTCACCTCGCACGAAATCAGCCACGGCTTTACCGAACAGCACTCCAACCTGGAGTACGACGGCCAGTCGGGCGGCATGAACGAAGCCTATTCGGATATCGCCGGTGAAGCGGCCGAGTACTACGACCGCGGCACCAACGATTTCCTCGTGGGTGCGGATATCGTCAAGGCGAGTGCCGGCATCGGTACCGCGCTGCGCTACATGTGCAACCCGCCGCAGGATGGTGGTTCGATCGGTAACGCGTCGGACTACTACAACGGCCTCGACGTGCATTACTCCTCCGGTGTGTACAACAAGGCGTTCTGCCTGCTGGCGAAAACCAGCGGATGGGACACGGTGAAGGCGTTCAAGGCGTTCTCCCGCGCCGATGCCATCTACTGGACCGCGACGTCGACGTTCAACACCGGTTCGTGCGGTGTGGCCAGCGCGGCAACGGACCTCGGCTACTCGGCCACGGATGTCGCGGCTGCGTTTAGCCAGGTGGGCGTGACCTGCTCCACCGGCGGCGGTGGCGGCACCGGTGGTACTGCGCTGCAGAACGGCACGGCCAAGACCGGCCTCGCCGGCACCTCGGGCCAGGAGCTGAGCTACACCGTCACGGTGGCGGCTGGGGCGAAGAACCTTGTCATCGCTACCAGCGGTGGCACCGGTGATGCGGACCTGTACGTGAAGTTCGGTTCCGCGCCGACCACCTCCAGCTACAACTGCCGCCCGTACAAGACCGGCAACGCCGAGTCGTGCAGCTTCGCGACGACCCAGGCCGGTACGTACTACGTGAAGGTGCGCGGTTACTCCACGTTCTCGGGCGTTTCGCTCAAGGCCACCTGGACGCCGTAAACCTCGCTGCATCGTGTCACTCCCAGAGAAAGGGCCAGGCCAACACCTGGCCCTTTCTTTTGGTTCTTCGCGCATTACTTGCGCCGCCGCACGCCTTTCGCGCCGAGCGGGACATCGGCGTCGGGAGCGGGAAGACCCTTGTGTCCGCCAGACGCGGACCTTCGGACCGGGCCGTAGGTGCCCGTGTCGCAGAGATCATTACGTTACGCGGCCCTCCGCTTATGTCGGCCCCAAGGGCCTGACCACCCGCGACTTCCTGAACCCATCGGGCGTGTGGCGGCGAAGCCGCATGAGACACGCATTCGCCCTGCGAATGAACATGATCTATTGCCTGGCCTCCGATATTCCGCGATGACTTTCTTTTGTAGGGCGGACCCTGCGCGCGACGCCGTTCGCGATGACATCCCAAAGCGGGCGTGACCCACTACACCCGATTCGCATGCGCCCCTAGCGTGGACTTCTCCCTACCGGAAGGACGCGCACCATGCATCGACGCTACGTTTTCGCCTGCCTCGCCCTGCTCATCACCCTCCCCACGCAGGCCGCCACCCGCTTCATCGTCCGCTTCGCCGACGCCGCCTCCGCGCACGCGGCGACGCAACCCGACCCGGCGCCATCCCGGCGCAAGCGCGACGTCGACCCCGGCCAGCCACGCCATGTGGCCACGCTGGCTACCGGCGCTTCGGTGTTCGACGTCGACGACGGTAATCCCGCGCACTTCGTGCGCTTCCCGGGAGTCGTCAGCGTGGAGGAAGATCGCCTCGTGCGGCCGCTTGCCCTGCCTGATCCGCTGTACGGCAGGCAGTGGCACCTGCACGACGCGCGGGCGGGCATCGACGCCGAGAAGGCATGGCCCTACACGCAAGGCGAGGGCGCGGTGATCGCGGTGCTCGATTCGGGCAGCACGCCGCATCCCGAGCTGGATGGCCAGTTGCTGCCGGGCTACGACTTCGTCAGCGACGCGTCGCGTGCACGCGATGGTGACGGCCGTGACCCGGATCCGACCGACGAAGGCGACTGGGAGGATCCGGGTGATTGCGGTCGTCGTACCGGTTCGCGTTCCTCGTGGCATGGGACGCACGTGATGGCGCTGGCTGCCGCGCGGCGTGGAAACCGGTTGGGCGTGGTCGGCACGGCGCCGGCGGCCAAACTGCTCCCCGTGCGGGTGTTGGCGACGTGCGGTGGGTATCTGTCGGACGTCATCGATGCCGTGGCGTGGGCCTCGGGCGGTGAGGTGCAAGGGGTGCCGCCGGTCGCGCGCCGGGCCGACGTCATCAACCTGAGTCTCGGCGTTGCTGGCAGCTGCGGCGCCGCGCTGGGCGATGCCGTGGCGCAGGCGCGTTCACGCGGGGTCGTGGTGGTGGCGGCGGCAGGTAACGAAGGCGTGGCCGCGTCAGGCATGGCGCCCGCGAATTGCGCGGGCGTCATCAGCGTGGGGGCGCTGGACCGGCAGGGATGGCAGGCGTGGTACAGCAACCACGGTGGTGGCGTGACGCTGGCGGCACCGGGAGGCTCGCTGTCCGGCCTGCGCACGGATGACATGTTGTCTGCCGTTGACCAGGGCGCGCGTATTCGCTGGCGCAGTGTCTTCGGCTACCTGGCGGGTACATCGATGGCGGCGCCGCTGGTCAGCGGCGTCGTCGCGCTGATGCGCTCGGCCGATCCGCGCCTGAGCGCGGATGACGTCACGCGGCATCTCGTGGACAACGCACGCCCGGCGCGCTGCCCGCGCGGCTGCGGCGCGGGCTTGCTTGATGCCGGCGCCACGCTCGACGCCGTCGTCCAGGAGCGCGGGGGTGAAGCGCTTTAGACCGCTTCGAAGCGGTTGGCGTCGCGGTTCTTGCGGACGCTCTTCGGATCCCACACGCGGCCATTCATCGCGATATACACGCCATCGTCCAGCGTCTGCACCGCGCCCACGGCGCAGCCGACGTTGAACACGGCGTCGGAACCCTGGAAGCGCGCCGGGTTCAGCGCGCCGGTGAGGACGATGACCTTGCCCGGAATGCCTGCGAGGATGGCCGCGGTCTCGACCATCGTGTCCGTGCCGTGCGTGACCAGCACGTGGCGGTGGGGCTGGGCTTCGATGGTGCTGCGGACCAGGGCGCGGTCTTCGTCGGTGACGTGCAGGCTGTCCTTGCGCAGGATGGGGATCACGTCGAAACGGAACGCGACGCCCAGCTGGCCGAGGATCTCACCGATCTGCGGCGCGCCGATCTGGTAATCCGACTTGTCGTCGAAGTAGATCTTGTCGATGGTGCCGCCGGTGGTGACGATGGTGAGATGCTGCATGGACTGGCCTGGTGCGCGAGTGAAGCGGGGCGCCCATTCTAGCGCTGTGCGGCCAGCAGGGCATCGTCGTCGTTGGCGGGCAGCGCCAGGCGGTCCAGGCCGCGCGCCATGAAACGGCGACAGGCCGCCGCCGCGCGCGCATCGCCCGCGGCCGCGCCCCATCCCGCCGAGCGGACGAGCAGCGCCCCGGCCATGCAGCGGGCCAGGGTGAAGGCGATACCGCGGGCCGAGGCCTCCAGCGAGGTCCGGTCGCCCACCACGTCGCCGAGCAGGGCCTCGGTGGTATCCAGCGTGGCCTCGATGCCGGCCCGCTCCGGTGCGTCGGCCGGCACCAGCGATGCCACCGCGGCACGGATCGGTGCGAGGCCGCTACTGCCGAGGGCGCGCAGCATGTCGAGCGACAGGACGTTGGTGGTGCCTTCCCAGATCGCATACACCTGCGCATCGCGCAGGAGCTGGGGCAGGCCCGTGTCTTCGATGTAGCCGGCACCACCGAAGCACTCCAGCGCCTCGGAGGCTACGCGGATCGAGACTTTCGCCGTCCACAGCTTCGCCAGGGGCGTCAGCAGGCGCAGCAAGGCAGCGTCGTGGGCATCGCCCATGCCGTGCTCGGTGCGGCCGAGCAGTTCGGCCACGTAGAACGCGAGCGAGAACGCGCCTTCGAATTCGGCCTGCATGTTGGCCAGGGTGCGCGCGTGCAGCGGCTGGTCGACCAGGCGCGCGCCGAACGCACTGCGCCGCGTGGCGTAGTCACGGGCCAGCGCGATGGCGCGGGACATGGTCGCCACGGCACAGACGGCATTCCACGTGCGCGTGACATTGAGCATCGGCGCCACCTGGCGCACGCCATGCTCCAGCGCGCCGACCGGCGTGGCGGGCACGCCATCGAGGTGGACTTCCGCCGTGGGCAGCTCATGCGTGCCGAGTTTCTTCTTCAGGCGGTCGATGGTGAGCCCTTGCCACCGGCCTTCGTCGTCCCGGGTCTCGACATAGAACAGGGCGAGCGCCGAGGTGCCCGGGCCGGCGCCTTCGGGGCGTGCCAGGGCCAGCGCCGCTTCACCCACCACGGCCGAGCTGAACCACTTGCGCCCATACAGTCGCCACTGGCCTGTCTCGTCCTGTCGCGCCGTCGTTTCGGTGCGGCCGACGTCGGAGCCGCCGGGGGTCTCCGTCATCCACTGCCCGGAGAGCCATAGCGTGGCAGGGTCGCGGCTGAGGAAGTGCGGCAGCGCGCGGTCGATCAGGGCCTGGTTGCCCGAGGCTTTCAAGGCGGTCGCGGCACCGTCGGTCATCGCCAGCGGGCAGCAATAAAACTCGCTGGCCGGGTGATAGAGGTAAACGCGGGCGAACTCTTCCACGCGTGACCACGGCGATTCGCCATGGCCGGCCGCGAGCACGGCATGCCGCGTGGTGATCTGCGGGCCTTCCTCCCACGCAGGCGTCAGCGCGATACGGTCGACGCGCGCGCCCCAGGCATCCCATTGGGTGAGGACAGGCTCCGTGCGTGGCGTGAGCTGGTGCCGCTCGTAGGCTTCGAGCGCGTATTCGCCCAGCGCGTCGAGGTCAGGAGCGCAGGCCGCCAGCCGGTCTACCGGCAAGGTGTGGCCCAGCCACGCGTCGAGCACGCGGTCGTCGCGGAACGGATGCGCCAGGCGTGGCGCGTCCTGCAGAAAGCCCATGAGACATCCCTCTCCGTTGGCAGTCGCGTATAGGGTGCACCATCTGGCGCGTGCGCGGGTTAGCGGCGCCGCACACCCGCGCCCAGCGTGCCGATCAACACCAGGCACAGCACGAGCTCGATCCACGCCAGCCAGCGATCGCCGGTGGAGCTCCATGCCTCGGATACCCCGTGGCAAAAATAGAACAGCGCCAGCGTGCCCACCCAAAGCAGCGCGCGGGTGATGTTGCGCAGGGCCAGCGCCGGCAGCAGCAGGGGCGGGACGGTGATCAGCAGGGCGACCCATGCCGGCATGGAAACCGGCGGGTACAGCGTGTACCAGAGCAGCTGCACGGCGAGCAGCCCCGCCCACGCCCCCAGGCCGGCCTTCTGCAGGCCGGTGGCCGGTGCCCTCACGCGGGCGTGCCCAGGCGGCGGGCGATGTCCGCCAGGCGCTTGCCCAGGCTGCGGGCCAGTTCGCGCTCGTCCGCCGAGATGGCGTTATCGCCACGGTGTCCGGCCACGTGGCTTGCTCCGTAAGGCGTGCCGCCGGTGGTCGTGGTGCTCAACAGGGGCTCGGTGTACGGGATGCCGACAATCACCATGCCGTGGTGAAGCAGGGGCAGGGCCATGGAAATCAGCGTGGCTTCCTGGCCACCGTGCATGGTGCTCGTCGAGGTGAACATCGCGGCCGGCTTGCCGGCGAGGGCGCCCGACGCCCATTCGGCACCGGTGCTGTCGAGGAAATACTTCAGCGGCGCGGCCATGTTGCCAAAGCGGGTAGGGCTGCCCAGCGCCAGGCCCACGCATTCGACCAGGTCGGCGCGGGTGACGTAGGGCGCGCCATCCTCGGGCTCCGGCGGGGCGGCAACCTCGGTCACCGGTGCCACGGGCGGCACCTGGCGCAGGCGGGCGCGCATGCCGGGTACTTCCTCGATGCCGCGGGCGACGAAGCGGGCGAGCTGGGCCGTGTGGCCACTGCGGCTGTAGTAGAGTACGAGGATGTCGTGAGACATGGAGGGGCGCCTTTAAGAAGGCGCTAGTCTCGCAGAACTACGAGGACGTTCCCAATGGTCCGGGACACACGAAGGATGCCCATGCCGCGCTTCGACCGCGACCGCGCCCTGAGCTTTACCCGTTTTACCTGGCTGCGCTTTGTCGACGACAAGTGCTTCGAGACGGCCGGCGCGCTGTCCTACACCACCCTGGTATCGCTGGTGCCGCTGACGGTCGCGGTGTTCGCCATCCTCTCCGCGTTCCCCGTATTCGCCGAGTGGCGGGGCAGCCTGGCCAACTACGCCTTCCAGAATTTCGTGCCGGCCACCGGCATCAAGATCCAGGAATACATGCTGGCGTTCGCTGACAAGGCCAGCCAGCTCACTGGCATTTCCATCCTCGTGATGCTGTTCAGTGCGGTATCGATGATGGTCAGCATTGAGGATCGTCTCAACCGCATCTGGCGCGTACGCAAGCCACGGGGCTGGACGTCGCGCCTGCTTCTGTACTGGGCGGCCCTCACGCTCGGGCCCATCCTCGTCGTCGGCGGCCTGGTGCTGTCGTCGTACCTCACCGC is part of the Luteibacter pinisoli genome and harbors:
- a CDS encoding NUDIX hydrolase, with protein sequence MQTSPLPHASPIPDDASAPEETLFQGKWLTLKKRGRWEYVARNNPGGAVIILAVTPDDKVIFVEQYRVSILANTIEMPAGLVGDLEGAEDEDVLLAAERELEEETGYACGRIEFVHEGPSSSGMSTEMIAFARAWDLTKVGKGGGDETENIIVHEVPRTEAGKWLFDRAAEGFSIDAKLFAGLWFIDHPEAHMR
- a CDS encoding 5'-3' exonuclease, with product MPDEFHDHDGEPVNAVHGFTRFLCELLERSRAEHIAVAFDASLTTSFRNTIYPAYKANRELPPPQLVRQFGLCREISAALGLTVLNDHQYEADDLIGSALWGLRAHGFRGVIVSADKDFGQLLGEHDEQWDFAKGVRWGPAGVFDKLGVHPHQVADYLALCGDAVDNIPGVPGIGAKTAAALLAHFGSLDNLLERVDEVPYLRIRGAAACAARLREHAELALLYRRLTRIALDVAVAETADALARRQGDVSAVDELCERIRFGPMTRSRLRALL
- a CDS encoding nitroreductase family protein yields the protein MKHPTLDVLNARRSVPSRQLGEPGPDPATLRHLIEAALRVPDHGKLEPFRIRILQGNAKQAFGRELARMAVEANPDLSEAKREKEQRRYEHAPLVLVVSARIDGDSKVPELEQNLTAGCVAYNLLLGAQALGFGAQWLTGWAAYDRDVAKLLGMKKHEHVIGFIHIGTPSMDAPERDRPSYDDIVSAWAP
- a CDS encoding DUF3106 domain-containing protein, which translates into the protein MRRLAFHLATALILAAPLAALAQSAPPPPSSAGHGPDGRDDRPLPPPRPWRQLTPDEQDILSPLAKDWDTFPPQRQSRMLEKAARWQKLPADRRAEIRARIIHWQQMTPEERAEARRNQQKFNDLTPDQRQKLHDAFERFRQLPPDQRRALVEQWRNQTPEQRKQALDHLGPNDALPPPPPPHDR
- a CDS encoding RNA polymerase sigma factor, translating into MEHEDGKTDDAEKAVSGSLALDSASLEDLRDVPASMDAFLAAIERRAWRMAEIHLGNRDDALDAVQDAMMRLVRHYGDKPAQEWTPLFWGILRRRIVDLQRRRKVRSIVVGWIGGGHDDDGAELPAWEPADDAPDPSARLQDSQAFTDIVQAVRNLPRRQREAFTFRIMEGLDVAETAAAMGCSDGSVKTHLSRAMHALRGQLEAWR
- the sufT gene encoding putative Fe-S cluster assembly protein SufT; the protein is MSGFSLSSEPFTLERDCAAVMVPQGETVTLPAGQVGYITQALGGSFTVYVEGNLFRIAGNDADALGKEPPRPIELPDDASDDDVEKLVWQQLRTCFDPEIPINVVELGLVYDVSLEHSDEGSRKAYVKMTLTAPGCGMGDILVDDVRTKLELIPTVMEADVDLVFDPPWNQSMMSDAAKLETGML
- a CDS encoding DUF4279 domain-containing protein, giving the protein MATSMLDIDADLAQRTPLVSASFRLTSERHLLDHFIGDFGIEGAQSWQKGDAEEGQAQTRRAYGWSVTLPAQRSYSVDTAISELLLRLAPQRDAIIEAIRALELDAHVCLDVRVAPGHLPVLHAAPATIAAMASYNAACSVELREF
- a CDS encoding M4 family metallopeptidase; this encodes MAHHVHLKLLAAAVGIAATSVASAATEQALRAQNLGAAPASQLATKLGLSADNAFVAKNALPTVTGTQTVRMQQTFKGVPVYGRSLAVEQDAQGNALVANGVVSSDLQVDLASVTPKLDQAAAVALLVRQGTTLRSAAVKPENPKADLYVYPVDGAPARLVYLTSFFNGGDQPTRPTAIIDANTGEVIKQWEGLTHVDATGPGGNGKTGQYTWGANGLPALNVTQSGTSCSMQNANVKTYNMKKATSGSGTLWTFTCFNSTGDAVNGGFGPINDAHHFGGVVHDMYNAYTGAPPLNQVLVMKVHYGSSYENAFWDGTSMTFGDGASTFYPLVALDVTSHEISHGFTEQHSNLEYDGQSGGMNEAYSDIAGEAAEYYDRGTNDFLVGADIVKASAGIGTALRYMCNPPQDGGSIGNASDYYNGLDVHYSSGVYNKAFCLLAKTSGWDTVKAFKAFSRADAIYWTATSTFNTGSCGVASAATDLGYSATDVAAAFSQVGVTCSTGGGGGTGGTALQNGTAKTGLAGTSGQELSYTVTVAAGAKNLVIATSGGTGDADLYVKFGSAPTTSSYNCRPYKTGNAESCSFATTQAGTYYVKVRGYSTFSGVSLKATWTP